Part of the Methanobacteriaceae archaeon genome, TTTAAGGAATATCTTACCAGCTTGATTTCTGATATTTTCTATTCCTATGGTGTCAATAAAGGACTTATTAAATGGGATTTGGATATTGAAGATGTACATATGGGTTTCGACACAGCCATTCCCTTAGGACTCATAATAAACGAACTTGTAACAAACAGTGTCAAATATGCATTCCCTGAAGACCAGAAAGGAAAAATCAAAATTATACTTAAATTAAAGGATGAAAACTACTTTTTAACAGTTATGGATAATGGAGTAGGAATTCCTGACAATATTAAACCAGAAAAAACTGAAACATTGGGACTACAATTAATAATCAGCCTAATTAATCAGTTGGACGGTACTATGGAATTAGACCGAAGCCATGGAACTAAGTATAAAATTAATTTTAAGGAGTTGAAGTATAAGAAAAGGATTTGATGAGGTAAATATTTTTGATAAAAATATGTCATTTTAAATTTCATTTTAAATTATTTCTTAAAAATTGAAGATTATTTCATTTTTTTCTTATTCTCCATAAAAACAAATAGTATTAAAAATATATTAATATTTAATTTAGTTAATTTTTTACAGATTAAAAATTATGCTTTTAGCGTAAATATTAAGATATGATTTATAATAAAAGCATGTAAATCAGGGACCTCCGTTAATATTATATTTAATAAATGCCTATGAAACTAACTTGGAGTAGTTGTGGGTCGTTTAAATATGAAAAGTTATCAATTATATAAAATTGAGAAATTGAAACCAGGAGATCATCTTTGTTGTATCTATGAGACTGACAAAGAACATAAATCAATAATTACTCCCTATATACGATTTGGGCTAGAAAATAATGAAAAAGTGTTTTATATTGTAGATTCACGTACATCAGAAACTGTTCTCGATTATTTACGTGACGATGGGATTGATGTTAATCCTTATCTGGAAAGTGGACAGTTGGCCATTTTGACCATTAATGAATCTTATATGAAAGAAGGAATTTTCGATCCAGATGGCATGATAGATATGCTTTCACAAGAGACCGAAAAAGCTTTAAAAGAGGATTTTGATGCATTGCGGGTGACCGGTGAGATGTCATGGGCACTTCGAGGGTTACCTGGATCTGAACGTTTGATTGAATATGAGGCGAAATTAAATCAATTTTTTCAGGATAATAAATGTCTGGCCATATGCCAATATGATACCCGAGTTTTCGACCCGGAAATACTCATAGATATATTAGAAACTCATCCTATAGCAGTCATTGGAACTGAAATATATGATAATTTTTATTATGTCCCTGCTGAAGAATTTTTAGCAGGAAAACTTCCTGAAGTAACATTAAAACATTGGAAAAAGAATCTTAAGCAAAGAAAATTATTAGAAATGGCCTTAAAAGAATCCATTGATACTTTAGAATTAAAGGTTAAAGAAAGAACAGAAGATTTACGAAGGTCTGATAATTATAATCGTAGTCTAATTGAAGTTAGTATTGATCCTTTAGTTACTATTGGCGCTGATGGAAAAATAACCGACTTAAATAAAGCTGTAGAAATAGTGACTGGTTATAAACGAGAAGAGATAATCGGAACTGATTTTTCCAGTTATTTTACGGCTCAGGATAAGGCAGAAGAGGGATACAAACGTGTATTCCATAAGGGCTGGGTAAAGAATTACCCTTTAGAAATTCAACATAAAGACGGACATATTACACCGGTTATGTACAATGCATCAGTATTCCATGACGAAAAAGGTAATATTATGGGCGTTTTTGCGGCTGCCAGAGATATAACTGAGCTTAAAAAAATAGAAGACACATTAAAAGAAAGTGAGCAGAAATATCGTACTATTATTGAAACTGCACAAGAAGGAATATGGATCATTGATGAAAACGCTAATACCCGTTATGTTAACCTTAGTATGGCTGAAATGTTAGGGTATATTGTTGAAGAAATGTTAGGTAAATCTCTTTTTGATTTTATGGATGATACTGCAAAAATCGATGCTCAGGCAAAAATGGAAAGACGCAGAAAAGGCTTAAAAGAAATCCATGATTTCCGTTTCCGGAATAAGAACGGTTTTGACGTGTGGATTATGGTTTCTACTAATCCACTTTTCGATAAGGAGGGTGTTTTTAAAGGGGCTTTAGGAATGATGAGTGATATTACTACTCGAAAAATGGCTGAAGAAGAAATTAAAAGTCAAATAAAACTCACCAATTCTATTAATGAAGTGTTACAAGATTCCATAAAAGCTGAAAATGACAAAGAAGTTGCAATTATATTTCTAAGTGTTGCTGAAAAACTTACCAATAGTAAATTTGGCTTCATTAAAGAAATTAATGAAAAAGGCACAACAGATACTCTAGCCATAAGCGATCCCGGATGGGATAAATGCAACATTCCTCAATCTGAAGCAATTAATCTGCTGAGTAATGTGGAGATTATTAGTTACTGGGGAAGAGTTTTAAAGCAGGGAAAACCTATAATAGTGAATAATCCAGAATATGGCCCTGATAGTATGGGAGTTCCTGAAGGAAACCCTCCCATAAATTCTTTTTTAGGAATCCCTTTAAAGCGTGGAGATAAAACAATAGGTATTATAGCATTAGCCAACAAGGAAGAGGGATATGGAAATGTTGATCAGAAAAAAATTGAAACTCTTGCTGTGGCATTTATAGAAGCACTGTATGGAAAACGCGCAGAAGATCATTTAAAAAGTTCATTAAAAGAAAAAGAAATGTTATTAAAAGAGATTCACCACCGTGTAAAAAACAATTTGGCTGTTATTTCTAGTCTTCTGAACTTACAATCGGAATATATTAAAAATAAGGATGATTTGGAGTTATTTAGAGAAAGTCAAACCAGAGCAAAATCTATGGCTCTTATCCACGAGAGATTATATAACTCAGCTGACCTTAAGAGTATAGACTTCGGTGAATATATAAATAAATTAGTTAATGATTTATTCCAGACTTATAACCTGGATTCTAGTCTCATAAAACTTAATATGGATATAGAAAGCATTTTACTTGACATTAACATTTCTATTCCTTTAGGTTTAATAGTAAATGAACTGGTATCAAATTGTATGAAATATGCATTCCCTGATGGACGAGAAGGTACTATAAATATTAAACTGAAGTCAAATAATGGAAAAAATATATTAATTGTGAGTGATAATGGAATTGGTTTATCCTCTGATATTGACTTTAAAGATACTGATTCTTTAGGCCTTCAATTAATTAATAGTCTAACTTATCAAATAGATGCAGAAATAGAACTTGATATAAGTCATGGAACGGAATTTAAAATAATATTTAATGAATTAGAGTATAAATAATATAAAATAGAGTCTATTTTTTTCTTTTATAACTTTTATAAAATTAATTATCTTTCACTATGAATTTTCTTATAACTCTTATGACAATAATCAGATAAAACTTCATTTTGATTCATAAAATACATGATGGATTGAAAATCATATAAAAATTTTTAAATCTAATAATCCATAGATTATAACATATTATAAATTATAAAATTGGAGATTTTTATCATGACCGAATCAAAAAACGTTTTAATAGGTATCATATCGATAATAATGGGTTTAATTGTTATTATATTCCCTTTAATTAGTGTTTTTACTCTAAGTCATATTGCTGGCGTTGGACTAATATTCTTAGGAATCTGGTTTATAATACAAAGTTTTAAATCAGAGAGCTTAGCTATTGGTACAGTAAATATAATTATAGCTATTTTTTCTATAATGTTAGGACTAATATTTATTGCAGATATTAAAACATTTCAATTATTCATATTCCTAGCAGTTTATTTAGTTGGATTTTTATTAGCATTGGCCGGAATATCCTCTTTATTATCTGGTGAAGGAGTTAAAGGAAAAGTTATTGGAGCAATAGGAATTATCATAGGCATATTGTTTGTAATAATGGGTGCCTTCATGGGCAATACCTTTGTATCTGCTGCTTTAATTGGTGGATTCTTAATTCTTGCAGGGATAATGGAGGTTTTTGATTTATTTGGTGATAATGAAAATAGAGAAATTCCAGAAAAAATTGATTAATCTAAAAAGATTAATCTAAAAAATTGATTAAAAATAATATTATTTCTTTAAATTTTAGAAGATTATTACTTCTTGGGATTAAATTTAAAATAAAGTTAAAATTAAGTTATAAATATTTCTTTTTTATATTTTCGAACTCTTCTTCACTGATTGCTCCAGAATCCAGTAATTCTTTGGCCTTTTTAATTTCATCCATAGGACTTAAAGTTTCAGTTTTACCCTGTTTTTCAAGGCGACTTTCGGTCAGTTTATCTCTTAATACTGTGACAAAATCGTCTCCCTCAGTTTTTTTAACCCTTTCAACTTCAATTTTCATTCCAGAAGTAGATATTTCAAGATCTCCAAAAACCAAACCTTTTTTAAATTCAATCCCAGTTATATCTTCATATTCCACAAACTGCTCGCCTTTATTCCTTCCAATTAGCCTGCCAGTTTTTTTAAGACTTAAACCATCTTTTTCCAATGTTAATTCAATTTTATTTCCTTCATGATGTCCAACTACCATTTTATCACCTTTGAAAATCAAATTACCTCTTTTTTATGGCCTAAATACACTTGAATTGAATAAATAATATGATTATTAAATAATAGATTAATTAAATTGAATTATCACTAATTGAATATCACAATGATTAAAAATTAAAAAATGTATTTATTCAAATATTAAATTATACTCGGTTTCAGTAATAACTCCTTTATCTTTTAAGAGTTTAGCTAATTTTACTAATTTTTCAGAGCTATCTGTTGTAACTACAGTTTCAGAACTTTCAGTTGGTTCCTGTTCTTGTTTTGAATTTTGCATTTCATTCACAGCATTCATTCTTCTCCTAGTTCTTCGTCTAGCTCCTCCGCGCCCCAATGGTCCTAAATCAGGCATATAATCCCCTCCGTTTTATTATTAATTATTGGCCTTTATATTACCTATATTTTTCCATATCATTTTTAATTAAATAATTTAATATCTTTTAAAATTAAAATAAGAAATGGAGAAAAAAAATGATTGATGATTTGAGTATACCACCTTTCCTCAGGCAAATATCTATTTTAGCAATTGTTATCATATTTATCATGGGTTTGAATTTTACTGCACCTATTTTAGCACCTATTTTGCTTTCCATATTCCTCGCAGTAATTATAGTGCCCTTTTTAATGTGGCTTAACAAAAAAGGTGTGCCTTATAATATTGCACATTTAATAACTATTATAGGGATTATTGTACTGGGATTATTTATCATAGGCTTATTTTATGTTACCATAATCCAATTGAAAGGGCAACTACCCAATCTTTCAATAAATTCGTCGTCAATTCTAGCAGGAGAGGCCAATACTGTCATTCAGAGTATTACATCGACTTTAGCATCCAGTGGAGTAAGTAACTTAGCAAATATTATTGAGAATGGTTTTTTTGTACTTTTAGCAACTGTATTTTTAGTATATGAAACTCCAAAAATGAAAGAGAGACTTATAAAAGCTTTGGGAAAGGGTAATCCCAAATTAGATCGTATTCTTATTTTAATCCATGAATTTATTCAGTATTTTGTAATAAGAATTAGAGTTAATTTGTTTGCAGCAGTTGGAATAACTATTATTCTTTTTATTCCTTTTGGACCTGATTTTGCCATATTGTGGGGGGCTTTTAACATTTATTCTTGGATTTATTCCATATATAGGTATTATACTCGCAACCATACTCCCTGCATTAATGGCCTGGGCCAAATATGGACTAGAAGGTGCTTTGGCAGTTGTAGTGCTATTTGCTATTATCAATACCATTGCTGAAAGTTTTATTTTCCCTCGACAGACCAGCAAAGGACTTCAACTTTCCATGTACGTAGTTTTCGTCTCACTATTCCTTTGGGGATGGATTTTAGGGCCTATAGGAGTATTTTTAGCTGTTCCCCTAACTATTGTTGTAGTGAAATACCTGGAAAACTTTGAGGAAACTCGTTGGTTAGCTTTTATGATGAAAAGTGGTGAAGACAATAATTAGACTGAAAAGAAATTTTTACAAACTAATAGGTAAACTATGAATAAATCTAAATCCAATAAAATAAAGCCGCGTAGAGCTGCCTTTAAAATTACATTAATTTATTTTATAGTCAGTATTATCTGGATAATAAGTTCAGACCAATTATTAAGTTTATTGGTTACCAATAATCATCTTTCAATAATTTTTGCCAGTGCAAAAGGAACTGTTTTCATAATTCTTACTTCAATTTTGATTTATTTTTTAGTATTTCGTAATTTAGATTCTATTAAAGAAAGTGAAGAGAGATTTTTTAAAGCTTTTAGTACTAATCCCATAGCTATTATTCTTACAGAAGAAGATGGAAAAATTATAGATGCTAATGAAAGTTATTTAGAATTAACTGGCTTTAAAAAGGAAGAAGTCCTGGGTGTAAGTTCTACTAAATTAGGCATAACTAGTGAAAAAGTAAGAAATATTTTAATTAAAGAATTTAAGGAAGAGGGAGAAATTAAAGATTTAGAAGCTGAAATAAACATTAAATCTGGTGAAAAGCGTGTTGTGTTGATTACCACTGAGTCAATGCCTATTGAAGGTAAAAACAGAAATATTAATTATTTATATGATGTTACTGAGCGAAAAAAAGCTGTAAACAAATTAGAATCATCATTAAATGAAAAAGAGGCCTTACTTCGTGAAGTTCATCATAGAGTGAAAAACAATCTCCAAGTAATCTCTAGTTTGCTTAATCTACAGTCAAATTATGTAGAAGATGATTTTAAAGATATTTTACTGGTTACTCAAAGTCGAATCAGATCCATGGCCATGATTCACTCTAAAATGTATAATTCCAATGATTTAACCCATATACACATTAAAAATTATATAGATGGCTTTGTATCAGACCTATTTTACTTATATGATATTGATAAAACAATTATTACTCTAAATACTGATATAGAAGATTTAGAAATGGGAATCGATACTGCTATACCCTTGGGATTAATTATAAATGAATTAATTATAAATATTTTAAAACACGCTTTTCCAAATAATCAA contains:
- a CDS encoding MEDS domain-containing protein codes for the protein MKSYQLYKIEKLKPGDHLCCIYETDKEHKSIITPYIRFGLENNEKVFYIVDSRTSETVLDYLRDDGIDVNPYLESGQLAILTINESYMKEGIFDPDGMIDMLSQETEKALKEDFDALRVTGEMSWALRGLPGSERLIEYEAKLNQFFQDNKCLAICQYDTRVFDPEILIDILETHPIAVIGTEIYDNFYYVPAEEFLAGKLPEVTLKHWKKNLKQRKLLEMALKESIDTLELKVKERTEDLRRSDNYNRSLIEVSIDPLVTIGADGKITDLNKAVEIVTGYKREEIIGTDFSSYFTAQDKAEEGYKRVFHKGWVKNYPLEIQHKDGHITPVMYNASVFHDEKGNIMGVFAAARDITELKKIEDTLKESEQKYRTIIETAQEGIWIIDENANTRYVNLSMAEMLGYIVEEMLGKSLFDFMDDTAKIDAQAKMERRRKGLKEIHDFRFRNKNGFDVWIMVSTNPLFDKEGVFKGALGMMSDITTRKMAEEEIKSQIKLTNSINEVLQDSIKAENDKEVAIIFLSVAEKLTNSKFGFIKEINEKGTTDTLAISDPGWDKCNIPQSEAINLLSNVEIISYWGRVLKQGKPIIVNNPEYGPDSMGVPEGNPPINSFLGIPLKRGDKTIGIIALANKEEGYGNVDQKKIETLAVAFIEALYGKRAEDHLKSSLKEKEMLLKEIHHRVKNNLAVISSLLNLQSEYIKNKDDLELFRESQTRAKSMALIHERLYNSADLKSIDFGEYINKLVNDLFQTYNLDSSLIKLNMDIESILLDINISIPLGLIVNELVSNCMKYAFPDGREGTINIKLKSNNGKNILIVSDNGIGLSSDIDFKDTDSLGLQLINSLTYQIDAEIELDISHGTEFKIIFNELEYK
- a CDS encoding DUF308 domain-containing protein is translated as MTESKNVLIGIISIIMGLIVIIFPLISVFTLSHIAGVGLIFLGIWFIIQSFKSESLAIGTVNIIIAIFSIMLGLIFIADIKTFQLFIFLAVYLVGFLLALAGISSLLSGEGVKGKVIGAIGIIIGILFVIMGAFMGNTFVSAALIGGFLILAGIMEVFDLFGDNENREIPEKID
- a CDS encoding SHOCT domain-containing protein; the protein is MVVGHHEGNKIELTLEKDGLSLKKTGRLIGRNKGEQFVEYEDITGIEFKKGLVFGDLEISTSGMKIEVERVKKTEGDDFVTVLRDKLTESRLEKQGKTETLSPMDEIKKAKELLDSGAISEEEFENIKKKYL
- a CDS encoding AI-2E family transporter, with amino-acid sequence MPYCGGLLTFILGFIPYIGIILATILPALMAWAKYGLEGALAVVVLFAIINTIAESFIFPRQTSKGLQLSMYVVFVSLFLWGWILGPIGVFLAVPLTIVVVKYLENFEETRWLAFMMKSGEDNN
- a CDS encoding histidine kinase dimerization/phosphoacceptor domain -containing protein gives rise to the protein MVTNNHLSIIFASAKGTVFIILTSILIYFLVFRNLDSIKESEERFFKAFSTNPIAIILTEEDGKIIDANESYLELTGFKKEEVLGVSSTKLGITSEKVRNILIKEFKEEGEIKDLEAEINIKSGEKRVVLITTESMPIEGKNRNINYLYDVTERKKAVNKLESSLNEKEALLREVHHRVKNNLQVISSLLNLQSNYVEDDFKDILLVTQSRIRSMAMIHSKMYNSNDLTHIHIKNYIDGFVSDLFYLYDIDKTIITLNTDIEDLEMGIDTAIPLGLIINELIINILKHAFPNNQRGNILISLKEVDKEFILKISDNGVGLPENIILDYSENLGLQLVNNLVEQIEGSMEISTMDGTEFKIKFKELIYKKRI